A segment of the Gossypium hirsutum isolate 1008001.06 chromosome D10, Gossypium_hirsutum_v2.1, whole genome shotgun sequence genome:
ATTGTTGCCCACTAATATATATACCTTTCAAATTTATGGAAAAAATATGGttaagattaaaaattaaaaatgttattactgtgtaaaaattatatatttaaaatatataaattaatttaaaataatatataataaataataaaatgtatggtttaaaattaataataatacttgaaatatatatacgatgttaaaataaaaaaataaattgtgagtaaaataaaatttaaacacgcaaatacatcatattaaaaatgcagttattaatatatataattgatgtaaataataaaatatgcattataaaattaaatataataaaatattaaaataaatttttgattaagtgataaatttaaaacattactAATGCATTTGACATATTTCAAATActattaaatgtttttttaattaaaaagactaatcaaattaatattcaaataataataatataaatagatgAACATAGACTCGCTACTAAAGTTGAAAAATGAAGCTATTTTGCTTATTTTATAGACTTCTTTTAGAACTAATACAATGGACTTGACCAAATTGCCCACACTTGGAGATTAACCATTTATTAGAGTGAGGTTGGTACCAGtggaatgaattttaattttttatattttatatatttataatttttaaaaaaaaattagagggttaaagtataattttacctttactaatttaaaattttaaaaaattaagagtctaaatagtaattttttattttagggaggCCGAGGCCCTGCCAGCCCCTTAGATTCACCTCTGGTTGGTactcaattaaatttaaaattatctcaatagtatttttttaaattataaaatttgaatgttttttttattgtgaGGTTAAggataataatttatatatatttacggattcaaatatatattattgttttagatattatgaattttgattttaaaattattattcgtTGTGGATTTACAGCAGACCCgaataaatattcaaatatttattatctAAACGGACGTGGACTTCGATTTAGATATCTAAACCTATTACTTGCATAatgcttgtatatatatatatataaagaattttAGCAGATTCAGATATTACAAAATTGGGAAATATCATACGTGAACACTTATATTAATGATGATTATGCCTAACGTGGTCCCACTCCCAAGTCCCAGCCAAGTTCCTGATAGGTGTGGGGTGCATGAATATGACGATGGAGTAAGTGATAATTTTATTGCTACTTTGAATTTATAAACCATAGAATTAGACTATCTAATGATCTTTTCCATAACCTATTctgatttaatattatttttattataaaagtaattccgattttaaatataaagttattatcacttaaaaaaattcaaacccgtAATTATTTGAGTTTCAAATCTAAATAATttgaaccaaaaataatttcaacTCAAATGACTTGAAATTTAATTACTTTGTGAGACAAATATCGACATGCTAATTGATATTCGAGTttagttttaatgtttaatttggaatttaaattttttaattatctcaagtttttttaatttgatacttgagtttgTTTGGTCTCAATGAAGTACCTATAGAGCGCATGCATAAAATATTCATTGAATCGCATAATATTGTTTGATTTATatactaaattaaacattaaaactaaATTCAAGTATTAAATTAAGATAACAAAAATTAGTTGAATATTAAAACCAAATTCAGGTATTAAATGATATATTAGCGTTGTTATAAAAATCTTtctaccattattattattaacaagtGATTGGGTGCAATGGTAAGACACGTTACACTCTTAAAGAAAAAACATAAATTCGAATCTTGAGATAATATTATTTGGAGGAATAGACGTCAAACTcgaatatttaaaaatgaattcACTCTCTTTAGACATcccattgaagaagaagaagaagaagaagaagaagaagaagaagaagaagaagaagaagaagaagaagaagaagaagaagcttattattccaaaatcacaacaAGTACAGTatcactttcctttttttttttctttttcttttagcagAACTCTCCTATTTTTAaccaaaacaaaatcataaaatcttatatatgcatatacatatataagtatatgcatgtatatacatacatataatgtTTTAAGTGAGCAAAGGACGATGAATGGCGGCAGCAATGGTTCCATGATCATTACCACCACGGTTAAACAATCGTCTCCAAGTTTTCAACTGATTAAAAACCTGTCTGTAAACATCAACTCTTAAACCAGAAATACTGACCATCGcagttttcttcaatttcttcaattttctaCCAATCTTCAGCTTCAGCCTACATAATTTGATTCGAAAGAACGATGGTTTTCTTCTAGAATCAGCTTGTTCTAGCACTTTGTAAATCAAGAACTGAGCTCGTCTATGGATTATCTCATCTGGGTCTTCTTTATTCACCTTTGAATAACTATATGATCTGTTCAAAACAGACATGTTCTGTTTGTATCTGGGGAAAATTTTATGGCTAGGAAAAAGTTCTGAGAGAAAATGTTAAAGGTGGAAGCAATATTTATAGGAGAAAAGATAATAGGGTGATGGAGTTGTGTATGTGAACTAACATTGACTTGGAAGGGGAATAATAATAAGGGTAAACTGTACAAATGGTCACCCTACTATGTCCAAGTTTCTGCTTTGGTcactcatttttaattttttttaatttaagcacTAACGTTTGAATTCGTTGCTGTTTTGGTCACTCGCCCTTGAATTGATGACAAGAAGCTTTTTCCTAATccatataataacacatttaacccttaatatttGCTTactctatcaatttgatcctaattctaaataattaaataaatttaaccttcacatttacaaattctatcaatttaatcctcaaaCTTCCTAACCAATGCTTTCCGCTTTTAAAACAGGGGCATTCTAcatctattaattgttttatatatgGTTGAAATTATCTAATTTGACACATAAccctttttatttatatttttaagaagtgttaaaaaattaactaaataccattaaaaataatataaactacaatatataatatataatatataatatataatatataataaaattatataaataatattttttagaaggaatataaataagttagtattcttaaaaaataatttttcacttTGACTAGcataattttagcttttaattaATTTCGTAAATAATTTGACACTAAATCGGATTATTAGTGATACATACTGCTTATTatggatttaaaaattaaaaataaatagaacacataataatctcttaatcaatttataaaattaaaaaaatcattatcaatgtaacaaaaagaaattcaattaattctttcactttttttttcttacgaaaattttaatgttcataatttttcttatataattattgattaaacaattggattttcaaagtcatactTTTTAACTCTGgatttaatttccaatttcaaGGACCGACTTTGAAGACTATTTCTATGTTCTttgaataaaatatcatattGTTAATAAGAGTAAATCTAAAGTGCTTTTCTTAAGGTTTTTCTAATTTCTTTAGCCAAAATTTTATCAGCCAAatgattataaaatatcatatttagaaaaaaactaatgaaagaaataaaatgaaagaaagtTTCAAGATGAACTCATTGGTATCAGGAATTGACTCGGAAAATAACTCATTAATCGagagaattttttttctattttatgttttacaaatttatagatgTAGAAAACCTCTGTATTAAAAGCTAAAAGCTTTGATTAAGAAGTTTGAgggtcaaattgatagaatttttaaataagaagggttaaatttattaaactatTTAGAATTAAGatgaaattgatagaatatgtaagtattgaggattaaatatgttattataccagttagaaaaaggctttcaattatcaatttaactgtggatgaccaaaacaaaaacgaATTCAAATTTAGTGTCTAAATGTGACCAAAACAAGAATACTGGTATAATTGGAGGACCATTTGTATAGTTtatcctaataataataataataataataataataataatataaaaagagaaaagaaagaaaatagctGGCCTGGCCTTTCATCAGCTTGAAAACTGACCTGCTTTGTTTAAAAACAGCACGCTTATACACAACCACTGAATTTTCCttcatattaatatttattcaggtttttatcaaattaaatttgtcctttttaatgaataaataaaatgaatgcaGCAGGCTAGCATGAAGTAGGTCGAAGGTACTGACGTAACctatacatgcttatatatatatattatgtcaaAGTCAGCAATCAATTAAACACCATCTCAttgacaaatatatatttattttatattattttgaaggtctattttattattttatattttttatataaagaatatatacacaaaataataattcaacttaAACCTCtgtagttttaaatatttatatttttctattttaattaaagcctaatttctcacttatatctatttttataaatctatttgtttttcACTTACATCGCGGTTGTGTTGTAATttagcttttttatttttaaaattttaaaattcagatctaattattagtactattaaatttattggtcTGACattgtaactaaaaaaaattataacgaatctgaatttaac
Coding sequences within it:
- the LOC107935364 gene encoding uncharacterized protein — translated: MSVLNRSYSYSKVNKEDPDEIIHRRAQFLIYKVLEQADSRRKPSFFRIKLCRLKLKIGRKLKKLKKTAMVSISGLRVDVYRQVFNQLKTWRRLFNRGGNDHGTIAAAIHRPLLT